One segment of Erigeron canadensis isolate Cc75 chromosome 2, C_canadensis_v1, whole genome shotgun sequence DNA contains the following:
- the LOC122588213 gene encoding cytochrome P450 Tp4149-like, with amino-acid sequence MFSSSSGRHKNVPPSPWKLPFIGNFHQLYAPYHRSLWNLAKKHGPLMLLHLGSVPVLVVSSMEPAREIMKTNEFAFLNRGEIGILKKLSYNGKDLALADYGEYWRQLKSLVVLHLLSNKTVQSFQKVREEEISIMIDNISDSCGLVVDFTELLLSVVNNVVCRVTLGKKYTDKRFLKLVEDFKKLVVLFTVGQYIPCLAWVDRIRGLNVRTQKVAKEFDEFLEGVIEERLNSNKEESARMHQNGVMVDQAKYFIDTLLEKQKEEGGGNFYMDRDTIKATILDMFSGVADTMFTTLEWALSELVKNPLVMKKLQNEVNTIAQGKPQISDEDLGKLEYLKAVFKETMRLHAPAPLVVRASSQDVKIMGYDIKAKTRVFINLWALGQDHEIWKDPKEFRPERFLDSPYFDYKGNHHEFIPFGGGRRGCPGINFANTLMELVLANMIYKFDFNLPGGEKRENLDMTDRIALTVHRKNHLLLVAGPHSKP; translated from the exons ATGTTTTCGTCTTCTTCAGGAAGGCACAAAAACGTACCACCATCTCCTTGGAAGCTACCGTTTATCGGAAACTTTCACCAACTTTACGCTCCATATCATCGATCCTTATGGAATTTGGCCAAGAAACACGGCCCGCTTATGCTTTTACACCTAGGTAGCGTACCGGTGCTGGTGGTTTCCTCCATGGAACCAGCCCGAGaaataatgaaaacaaatgAATTCGCTTTCTTAAATAGAGGTGAAATaggcattttaaaaaaattgtcatACAATGGCAAGGATTTAGCACTAGCTGATTATGGAGAGTATTGGAGGCAGCTCAAAAGCCTTGTTGTGTTACATCTTCTTAGTAATAAAACAGTTCAGTCATTTCAAAAAGTTAGAGAAGAGGAAATATCCATTATGATAGACAATATTAGCGATAGTTGTGGTTTAGTAGTCGATTTCACAGAGTTGTTACTTTCAGTAGTAAATAATGTTGTGTGTAGGGTAACCTTGGGTAAAAAATACACCGATAAAAGGTTCCTTAAATTGGTTGAAGATTTTAAGAAGctagttgttttatttactgTTGGGCAATATATACCTTGCTTGGCATGGGTAGACCGTATACGAGGCTTAAACGTTAGAACTCAAAAAGTTGCCAAAGAATTCGATGAGTTTCTCGAGGGCGTAATTGAAGAACGCTTGAATAGCAATAAAGAAGAATCCGCTCGTATGCATCAGAATGGCGTGATGGTTGATCAAGCCAAATACTTCATTGACACACTGctggaaaaacaaaaagaagaagGGGGTGGCAATTTTTACATGGATAGAGATACCATTAAAGCCACCATTTTG GACATGTTTTCTGGTGTAGCTGATACGATGTTCACAACTCTAGAGTGGGCACTAAGTGAGTTAGTCAAGAACCCACTAGTAATGAAAAAGCTACAAAACGAGGTGAACACTATAGCACAAGGCAAACCACAAATCAGCGATGAGGATTTGGGAAAACTCGAGTACCTTAAAGCTGTGTTCAAAGAGACAATGCGACTACACGCTCCAGCTCCTCTAGTTGTAAGAGCATCATCTCAAGATGTCAAAATAATGGGATATGATATTAAAGCCAAAACAAGAGTATTTATTAACTTATGGGCACTAGGACAAGATCATGAAATATGGAAGGATCCTAAGGAGTTCAGACCCGAGAGATTTTTGGATAGTCCATATTTTGATTACAAAGGAAATCATCATGAGTTCATACCTTTTGGTGGTGGAAGGAGAGGGTGCCCGGGTATTAATTTTGCCAACACCCTGATGGAGCTTGTTCTCGCCAACATGATTTACAAGTTCGATTTTAATCTCCCCGGTGGAGAGAAAAGGGAGAATCTGGACATGACTGATCGTATTGCGCTTACTGTTCATAGGAAGAACCATTTACTTCTTGTTGCTGGTCCACATTCTAAACCATAG
- the LOC122589900 gene encoding NADPH:quinone oxidoreductase-like has product MAAPMPIVKVAAICGSLRKASYHAGLIRTAIELSKSIEGIGIEYVDISALPMLNTDLEVDGTFPASVEAFRQKILESDGFLIASPEYNFSITAPLKNAIDWASRPPNVWADKTAAIVSAGGSFGGGLSQFHLRQTAVFLDIHILNKPLFVLNAFQPPAKFDDDGNLIDPQAKERLNTVLVALKEFTLRLKQAK; this is encoded by the exons ATGGCAGCACCCATGCCAATAGTCAAAGTTGCTGCCATCTGTGGATCGCTTAGAAAAGCTTCTTACCACGCTGGCCTCATTCGAACCG CGATCGAGCTGAGCAAGTCGATAGAAGGAATAGGCATAGAATATGTAGATATATCAGCTTTGCCGATGCTCAACACCGATCTTGAAGTTGATGGGACATTCCCGGCTTCTGTAGAAGCTTTTCGTCAAAAGATACTCGAATCTGATGGTTTCCTTATTGCTTCTCCGGAATATAATTTCTCCATCACTG CACCTTTAAAGAATGCAATAGATTGGGCATCAAGGCCACCAAATGTGTGGGCTGATAAGACCGCTGCTATCGTGAGTGCCGGGGGATCATTTGGTGGAGGACTGTCACAGTTTCATCTTCGTCAAACTGCCGTGTTTCTTGATATTCATATACTAAACAAGCCCTTGTTTGTCTTGAATGCGTTCCAACCTCCTGCAAAGTTCGACGATGATGGCAATTTGATCGACCCTCAGGCTAAAGAGAGGTTAAATACTGTTCTCGTAGCTCTAAAAGAGTTTACCTTACGACTAAAACAAGCCAAGTGA